Proteins found in one Deinococcus cellulosilyticus NBRC 106333 = KACC 11606 genomic segment:
- the ychF gene encoding redox-regulated ATPase YchF: MGLGIGIVGLPNVGKSTLFNAITRAGALAANYPFATIDKNVGIVTVPDPRLKALSDVFTKGDRVPPIIPTAVEFVDIAGLVKGAHKGEGLGNQFLANIREVDAIAHVVRCFEDPNVVHVAGQVNPIDDIETINTELILADMYGLEKRIENLKKKAKSNDRDSAELMALAQSILKVLEEGKPARAGEYEMPVPKDFGLMTIKPVIYVANVSEEFLTEDNDMVRAVREYAAKEGAEVVKISAQIEAELSEMSPEESKEFLADLGVEESGLDQLVKVGYKTLGLITFITSGEKEVRAWTIREGTKAPGAAGQIHSDLEKGFIRSEVIEWDKMVEAGSWANAKSKGWVRTEGKDYVVKDGDVLYILSGI, translated from the coding sequence ATGGGTCTAGGAATTGGAATTGTCGGGCTTCCCAACGTCGGAAAGTCCACGCTGTTTAATGCCATCACCAGAGCAGGCGCACTGGCCGCCAACTATCCTTTCGCCACCATCGACAAGAACGTCGGGATCGTGACTGTACCCGACCCTCGCCTCAAAGCCCTGTCTGACGTGTTCACCAAAGGGGACCGCGTTCCCCCGATCATTCCCACCGCTGTGGAATTCGTGGACATCGCAGGCCTGGTGAAGGGTGCCCACAAAGGGGAAGGTCTGGGCAACCAGTTCCTCGCCAACATCCGTGAAGTGGACGCCATCGCCCACGTGGTCCGCTGCTTTGAAGATCCCAACGTGGTGCACGTTGCCGGTCAGGTCAATCCCATCGATGACATTGAGACCATCAACACCGAACTGATCCTCGCCGACATGTACGGTCTGGAAAAGCGCATCGAGAACCTCAAGAAGAAGGCCAAGAGCAACGACCGCGACTCCGCAGAGTTGATGGCCCTGGCCCAGAGCATCCTCAAAGTGCTGGAAGAGGGCAAACCTGCCCGTGCTGGCGAATACGAGATGCCCGTGCCCAAAGATTTCGGCCTGATGACCATCAAGCCTGTGATCTATGTGGCCAATGTGTCCGAGGAATTCCTCACCGAAGACAACGACATGGTGAGGGCCGTGCGCGAGTACGCTGCCAAAGAAGGGGCAGAGGTCGTGAAGATCAGCGCCCAGATTGAAGCAGAGCTCAGCGAAATGAGCCCCGAAGAATCAAAAGAGTTCCTCGCTGACCTCGGTGTCGAGGAGTCCGGCCTGGACCAGCTGGTCAAAGTGGGCTACAAAACCCTGGGTCTGATCACCTTTATTACATCTGGTGAAAAAGAGGTGCGTGCCTGGACCATCCGCGAAGGCACCAAAGCCCCCGGAGCCGCAGGCCAGATCCACAGCGATCTGGAAAAAGGCTTCATCCGTTCAGAAGTCATCGAGTGGGACAAAATGGTGGAGGCCGGAAGCTGGGCCAATGCCAAGTCCAAGGGCTGGGTCCGCACGGAAGGCAAAGATTACGTGGTCAAAGACGGCGACGTGCTTTATATTCTGTCTGGCATCTGA
- a CDS encoding metal-dependent hydrolase: MPAELTFLGHASFKVVTQHGDTILIDPWLRDNPACPPEHKSFSGADLILITHGHGDHMDLEVIFEAARTGTRLIAPNPIRWFLMEQGIEASLFETMNKGGTISVMDIEITMTQAFHHAQVNTRDGVGWLHEGVGYVLNLGKNRIYAAGDTSIFGDMRLIGDIYKPTLALLPIGDRYTMGPLEASHAIRLLGTRQVVPFHYGTMPSLSGTPEALMDLTRDIEGLSILPLQPGESLTL, encoded by the coding sequence ATGCCTGCCGAATTGACTTTTCTGGGACATGCCAGTTTCAAAGTGGTCACGCAACACGGGGACACCATTCTGATTGATCCCTGGTTGAGGGACAATCCTGCCTGCCCTCCTGAGCACAAATCCTTTTCTGGCGCAGACCTGATTTTGATCACCCACGGACACGGGGACCACATGGATCTGGAGGTGATCTTTGAGGCTGCCAGAACCGGGACCCGCCTGATTGCTCCGAATCCCATTCGCTGGTTTCTGATGGAGCAGGGCATTGAAGCTTCACTCTTTGAGACCATGAACAAAGGTGGAACGATCAGTGTGATGGACATTGAGATCACCATGACGCAGGCGTTTCATCACGCGCAGGTGAACACCAGAGATGGGGTGGGCTGGTTGCATGAAGGTGTGGGTTACGTGCTGAATCTGGGCAAAAACCGCATCTATGCTGCTGGAGACACCAGCATCTTTGGGGACATGCGCCTGATCGGTGACATCTACAAACCCACACTGGCCCTTCTGCCCATCGGGGATCGCTACACCATGGGTCCTCTGGAGGCTTCCCATGCCATTCGCCTGCTGGGGACCAGACAGGTGGTGCCTTTTCACTATGGAACCATGCCTTCTTTAAGTGGAACGCCAGAAGCCCTGATGGACCTGACCCGTGATATAGAAGGTCTGAGCATTCTGCCTCTGCAGCCCGGTGAGTCTTTGACCCTTTAA
- a CDS encoding alpha/beta fold hydrolase — MRRMFMGFLLLIPLAVSSCAPRATGMLPSPRIAGLQESRSVILNDQPVYYEVGGEGPPLVFIHGIGGGNSGYQWTRNAAEFTGSHRVYVLDLPGFGRSTPRPQNYTADLYVKTLTAFLKEVVREEADVVASSLGAAYSIKIAHDDPELIDSLVLVSPTGIEKLVNPPNTAFYNSLVGSPLGDVLAGFLRGRFSVSFFLKQQVYLDQNLVTTEIKKIYQNNLKDPNAAYPVFSFISDYSSLNIEKEWASLKQPVMIVWGSDDVNTPVSGAQKFLSLRPAVKLNVLMARAIPNDEQSEKFNALLQGFLGQP; from the coding sequence ATGAGACGAATGTTCATGGGGTTTCTGCTGCTCATTCCACTGGCTGTTTCTTCCTGTGCGCCCAGAGCCACAGGAATGCTTCCATCGCCACGCATTGCAGGACTGCAGGAAAGCCGCTCTGTGATCCTGAATGACCAGCCTGTGTATTACGAGGTGGGAGGCGAAGGACCTCCCCTGGTGTTCATTCACGGGATTGGAGGAGGAAATTCTGGGTACCAGTGGACCAGAAATGCTGCAGAATTTACGGGGAGCCATCGGGTATACGTGCTGGACCTGCCGGGATTTGGTCGCAGCACGCCCCGGCCACAGAATTACACTGCGGATCTTTATGTCAAAACCCTGACCGCTTTCCTGAAAGAAGTGGTCAGGGAAGAAGCGGATGTGGTGGCTTCCAGTCTGGGGGCAGCTTACAGCATCAAAATCGCCCACGATGATCCAGAACTGATCGATTCTCTGGTTCTGGTGTCGCCCACAGGCATCGAGAAACTGGTCAATCCACCAAACACAGCGTTCTACAATTCGCTGGTGGGTTCTCCTCTGGGAGATGTCCTTGCAGGATTTTTAAGGGGCCGCTTCAGTGTCAGCTTCTTCCTGAAACAGCAGGTCTATCTGGACCAGAATCTGGTGACCACCGAAATCAAGAAGATCTACCAGAACAACCTGAAAGACCCCAACGCTGCTTATCCGGTGTTCTCTTTCATCTCGGATTATTCCAGCCTGAACATCGAGAAAGAGTGGGCTTCCCTGAAGCAACCCGTCATGATCGTCTGGGGTTCAGATGATGTGAATACCCCTGTGTCTGGAGCGCAGAAATTCCTGAGCCTGAGGCCAGCAGTGAAATTGAATGTCCTGATGGCCCGGGCCATTCCCAATGATGAGCAGTCAGAAAAATTCAATGCTTTGCTTCAGGGGTTCCTTGGGCAGCCATGA
- a CDS encoding alpha/beta fold hydrolase — MRLSVRKTIGLFALLAVGVYLFAPRRIVTVLPTPRIPGMEEGKKITLNGQEIYYEVGGAGPPVVFIHGIGGGNSGYQWVKNVPEFLKDHRVFVLDLPGFGRSTPRPQHYSAGLYLAAIESFLKEVVNEPCTVVASSLAGAYAIRIAHDHPDLIRKLALVSPTGIDQLVEAPNMDFYHKLIGTPIGSFFSRLIRSRMSVSYFLNQQVYLDRDLINEGVKDVYHMHLQTPHAQYPIFAFITGHLNLNIRKEWRELTQPTVVIWGDRDINTPVKGLQNFRDLKPDMEAQVLNARAIPNDEKSVEFNGLLKQFLGDPMGEDVLTPHHN, encoded by the coding sequence ATGAGACTGAGCGTACGAAAAACCATCGGCCTTTTTGCCCTGCTGGCAGTGGGTGTGTACCTCTTTGCTCCCAGGCGCATTGTCACCGTGCTGCCCACGCCCAGAATTCCGGGCATGGAAGAGGGCAAAAAAATCACCCTGAACGGTCAGGAGATTTATTACGAAGTGGGCGGTGCAGGTCCACCAGTGGTGTTCATTCACGGGATCGGTGGGGGCAATTCAGGTTACCAGTGGGTCAAGAACGTTCCTGAGTTCCTGAAGGACCATCGGGTGTTTGTGCTGGATCTGCCTGGATTTGGTCGCAGCACGCCCAGACCCCAGCATTACAGTGCAGGCCTGTACCTGGCCGCCATTGAATCCTTCCTGAAGGAAGTGGTCAATGAACCCTGCACGGTGGTGGCTTCCAGTCTGGCAGGGGCTTATGCCATCCGCATTGCCCATGACCATCCTGACCTGATCAGGAAACTGGCCCTGGTGTCCCCCACAGGCATTGATCAACTGGTGGAAGCTCCAAACATGGATTTTTACCACAAGCTGATCGGGACCCCCATCGGCAGTTTCTTCTCCAGACTGATCCGCAGTCGCATGAGCGTCAGCTACTTCCTGAACCAGCAGGTCTACCTGGACCGTGATTTGATCAATGAAGGGGTCAAGGACGTGTACCACATGCACCTGCAGACCCCTCATGCCCAGTATCCGATTTTTGCCTTCATCACCGGGCACCTGAACCTCAACATCCGCAAAGAGTGGCGAGAACTGACGCAGCCTACTGTGGTGATCTGGGGAGACCGGGACATCAACACTCCTGTGAAGGGTTTGCAAAACTTCCGGGACCTGAAACCTGACATGGAAGCCCAGGTGCTCAACGCCCGTGCCATTCCCAACGATGAAAAATCCGTAGAGTTCAATGGTTTGCTCAAACAGTTCCTGGGAGACCCCATGGGCGAGGATGTTCTTACGCCACATCACAATTGA
- a CDS encoding polyphosphate kinase 2 family protein — translation MDFDKYCIDRPKHVRLADWKTDDKGKLTKEKAEALMAELQGKLLDLQERLYAENQRSLLVILQARDAGGKDGTIKHVMSGLNPLGVSVVPFKVPNELEAAHDFLWRVHAVAPRKGQVTIFNRSHYEDILVPTVHGLADKEVIDKRYRHVRHFEELLADSGTRILKFYLHISKEEQRQRLQERLDDPEKHWKFNPGDLKERALWDEYTTVYERILSETSSSFAPWYVIPADRKWYRNYLIASVLVQTLESMDLKYPRIAEGIEHITIE, via the coding sequence ATGGATTTTGACAAGTACTGCATTGATCGTCCCAAACATGTTCGGCTCGCAGACTGGAAAACCGATGACAAAGGCAAACTGACCAAAGAAAAAGCCGAAGCCCTGATGGCGGAACTGCAGGGTAAACTGCTGGACCTGCAGGAACGGCTTTATGCCGAAAACCAGCGCAGTTTGCTGGTGATTTTGCAGGCCAGAGATGCAGGAGGCAAAGACGGCACCATCAAACATGTGATGAGTGGCCTCAACCCTCTGGGCGTCAGCGTGGTGCCCTTCAAGGTGCCCAATGAACTGGAAGCCGCCCACGACTTTTTGTGGCGTGTGCATGCAGTTGCTCCCCGCAAAGGGCAGGTCACCATCTTCAACCGCAGCCACTATGAAGACATCCTGGTGCCCACCGTGCACGGTCTGGCCGACAAAGAGGTCATTGACAAACGTTATCGGCATGTCAGGCACTTTGAGGAACTCCTCGCAGATTCAGGCACCCGCATCCTCAAGTTCTATCTGCACATCTCCAAAGAAGAACAGCGGCAACGCCTGCAGGAACGCCTTGATGATCCCGAGAAGCACTGGAAATTCAACCCCGGCGACCTGAAAGAGCGTGCGCTCTGGGACGAATACACCACTGTCTATGAGCGCATTCTCTCGGAGACCAGTTCCAGTTTCGCTCCCTGGTATGTGATTCCTGCAGACCGCAAGTGGTACCGCAATTACCTGATTGCCTCTGTGCTGGTGCAGACCCTGGAAAGCATGGACCTCAAGTACCCCAGAATTGCAGAGGGCATTGAGCACATCACCATCGAGTGA
- a CDS encoding O-acetylhomoserine aminocarboxypropyltransferase/cysteine synthase family protein, translated as MKDYSSKAVHVGIPRGHAEPLGIPIYPAAAYQFDELDIAADEFQQNSGYSYIRMQNMTNKALEERLSSLEGADATVVMASGQAATMAAFLSTCKAGDHIVASSAVFGGTAGLLNNVLPNLGITSTIVDNNPEAARAAMRENTRLLWVETVSNPNGDVADLKGWADLAHEHGALFCVDNTLAGVGYLCRPFEHGADMIMHSLTKWAGGHGSALAGCIMVKHGSNIDNIPVLQDLKAQYGDQALSRKVRSIGVHQLGMTLSPFNAFMIAQGLETLELRMLKECDNALQIARFLKDHPRVKSVNYSGLETSPFHALGQKYLKNGFGAVMSFEVEDPQRFFASLKMIRMVANLGDTRTLCIHPWTTTHGRLTEAGKQAAGVTPYLIRMTVGVESLQDIIADLEGAL; from the coding sequence ATGAAAGACTACTCCAGCAAAGCCGTGCACGTCGGCATCCCGAGAGGCCACGCCGAGCCTCTGGGCATCCCGATCTACCCTGCGGCCGCCTACCAGTTCGACGAACTGGACATTGCCGCAGACGAATTCCAGCAGAACTCCGGATACAGCTACATCCGAATGCAGAACATGACCAACAAGGCTTTAGAAGAGCGCCTGAGCAGCCTTGAAGGTGCAGATGCCACTGTGGTGATGGCCAGTGGTCAGGCCGCAACCATGGCCGCTTTCCTCTCCACCTGCAAAGCCGGAGACCACATTGTGGCTTCCAGCGCGGTTTTTGGAGGTACAGCAGGTCTCCTGAACAATGTGCTGCCCAACCTGGGCATCACCTCCACCATCGTGGACAACAACCCAGAAGCGGCCCGTGCCGCCATGCGTGAAAACACCCGCCTGCTGTGGGTGGAGACCGTCTCCAATCCCAACGGTGATGTTGCGGACCTGAAGGGCTGGGCAGACCTTGCCCATGAACATGGTGCCCTTTTCTGCGTGGACAACACCCTCGCTGGGGTGGGTTACCTGTGTCGCCCTTTCGAGCACGGTGCAGACATGATCATGCACAGCCTCACCAAATGGGCCGGAGGTCACGGCAGTGCCCTCGCAGGTTGCATCATGGTCAAACACGGCAGCAACATCGACAACATTCCCGTTCTGCAGGACCTCAAAGCCCAGTATGGGGATCAGGCCCTCTCCCGCAAGGTGCGTTCCATCGGGGTGCATCAACTGGGCATGACCCTCAGTCCTTTCAATGCCTTCATGATCGCGCAGGGTCTGGAAACCCTGGAACTGCGCATGCTCAAAGAGTGCGACAACGCCCTGCAGATCGCACGTTTCCTGAAAGATCACCCCCGCGTGAAGTCTGTAAATTACAGTGGTCTGGAAACCAGCCCTTTCCATGCGCTGGGCCAGAAATACCTGAAAAATGGCTTCGGGGCCGTCATGTCCTTCGAGGTGGAAGATCCCCAGCGTTTCTTTGCAAGCCTGAAGATGATTCGCATGGTTGCCAATCTTGGAGACACCCGCACCCTGTGCATCCACCCCTGGACCACCACCCACGGCAGACTCACCGAGGCCGGGAAACAGGCTGCAGGTGTGACCCCTTACCTGATCCGCATGACGGTGGGCGTGGAAAGCCTGCAAGACATCATTGCTGATCTTGAGGGTGCCCTGTAA